From the Streptomyces sp. Tu 2975 genome, one window contains:
- a CDS encoding HAMP domain-containing sensor histidine kinase, which translates to MLTGIRLTSLRLRLVVVFALVALTAAVSASGIAYWLNREAVLTRTQDAALDDFRQDMQNRAAALPLRPTQDELQRVAEQMGNDGNGYSVLLIGERAEGKPIVGVSDPDVFTKEDVPQSLQDAVDERQEIGAGNTVPYHLYWQRTERGGKPYLVGGTRIVGGGPTGYMFKSLDQERQDLNSLAWSLGIATLLALVGSALLAQAAATTVLRPVHRLGEAARRLGEGKLDTRLRVSGTDELAELARTFNKTAASLEKKVADMSARDESSRRFVADMSHELRTPLTALTAVTEVLEDEADSLDPMIAPAVNLVVSETRRLYDLVENLMEVTRFDAGTARLVLDTVDVADQVTACIDARAWLDAVELDAERGIMAALDPRRLDVILANLIGNALKHGGSPVRVSVRPADGELVIEVRDHGPGIPEEVLPHVFDRFYKASASRPRSEGSGLGLSIAMENAHIHGGDITASNSPEGGAVFVLTLPRDGSSIEDCEAVGTGDADAPGAAGADGRTAADDGRRQGEEDTL; encoded by the coding sequence ATACTCACCGGAATCCGCCTGACCAGTCTGCGGCTGCGCCTCGTGGTGGTGTTCGCGCTCGTCGCGCTCACGGCCGCCGTGTCCGCGTCCGGCATCGCGTACTGGCTCAACCGCGAGGCGGTGCTGACGCGTACGCAGGACGCGGCCCTGGACGACTTCCGGCAGGACATGCAGAACCGTGCCGCGGCGCTGCCGCTCCGGCCCACGCAGGACGAGCTGCAACGGGTCGCCGAGCAGATGGGGAACGACGGCAACGGCTACAGCGTGCTCCTCATCGGTGAGCGGGCGGAGGGCAAGCCGATCGTCGGCGTCTCCGACCCCGACGTGTTCACCAAGGAGGACGTCCCGCAGTCGCTCCAGGACGCGGTGGACGAACGGCAGGAGATCGGCGCCGGCAACACCGTGCCGTACCACCTCTACTGGCAGCGGACCGAGCGCGGCGGCAAACCGTATCTGGTCGGTGGCACCCGGATCGTGGGCGGTGGGCCGACCGGTTACATGTTCAAGTCCCTCGACCAGGAGCGGCAGGACCTCAACTCGCTCGCCTGGTCGCTCGGCATCGCGACACTCCTCGCCCTGGTCGGCTCCGCGCTGCTCGCGCAGGCGGCCGCGACGACCGTGCTGCGGCCGGTGCACCGGCTGGGCGAGGCGGCCAGGCGGCTCGGCGAGGGCAAGCTCGACACCCGGCTGCGTGTGTCCGGCACGGACGAACTGGCCGAGCTGGCACGGACCTTCAACAAGACCGCGGCGTCGCTGGAGAAGAAGGTCGCCGACATGAGCGCCCGCGACGAGTCGAGCCGCCGGTTCGTCGCCGACATGTCGCACGAACTGCGCACGCCGCTGACCGCGCTCACCGCGGTCACCGAGGTGCTCGAGGACGAGGCGGACAGCCTCGACCCCATGATCGCGCCCGCCGTGAACCTCGTGGTCAGCGAGACCCGGCGGCTGTACGACCTGGTGGAGAACCTGATGGAGGTCACCCGCTTCGACGCGGGCACCGCGAGACTCGTGCTGGACACGGTGGACGTCGCCGACCAGGTCACCGCCTGCATCGACGCCCGTGCCTGGCTGGACGCGGTGGAGCTGGACGCGGAGCGGGGCATCATGGCGGCCCTCGACCCGCGCCGGCTCGACGTGATCCTGGCCAACCTGATCGGCAACGCGCTCAAGCACGGCGGCTCGCCGGTGCGGGTCTCCGTCCGGCCCGCCGACGGCGAGCTGGTCATCGAGGTGCGGGACCACGGACCCGGCATCCCCGAGGAGGTCCTGCCGCACGTGTTCGACCGTTTCTACAAGGCGAGCGCCTCACGGCCGCGTTCCGAGGGCAGTGGACTCGGCCTGTCCATCGCCATGGAGAACGCCCATATCCACGGCGGTGACATCACCGCGTCCAATTCGCCCGAGGGCGGCGCGGTCTTCGTGCTGACGCTGCCGCGCGACGGTTCCTCGATCGAGGACTGCGAGGCGGTCGGGACAGGCGACGCGGACGCCCCCGGGGCAGCGGGCGCCGACGGCCGCACGGCGGCGGACGACGGCCGCCGGCAGGGAGAGGAAGACACGCTGTGA
- a CDS encoding aldehyde dehydrogenase family protein: MASVFEYAPAPESRSIVDIAPSYGLFIDGEFSDAADGKVFKTVSPSSEEVLAEVARAGAEDVDRAVKAARKAFGKWSALPGAERAKYLFRIARIIQERSRELAVLETLDNGKPIKETRDADLPLVAAHFFYYAGWADKLDHAGYGANPRPLGVAGQVIPWNFPLLMLAWKIAPALATGNTVVLKPAETTPLSALFFADICRQAGLPNGVVNILPGYGDTGAALVDHPDVNKVAFTGSTAVGKAIARQVAGTKKKVTLELGGKGANIVFDDAPIDQAVEGIVNGIFFNQGQVCCAGSRLLVQESIQDELLDSLKRRLSTLRLGDPLDKNTDIGAINSEEQLSRITTLVEAGEAEGAERWSPACELPASGYWFAPTLFTNVTQAHTIARDEIFGPVLSVLTFRTPDEAVAKANNSQYGLSAGIWTEKGSRILAVANKLRAGVVWANTFNKFDPTSPFGGYKESGFGREGGRHGLEAYLDV, translated from the coding sequence ATGGCTTCCGTATTCGAATACGCACCCGCACCCGAGTCGCGGTCGATCGTCGACATCGCCCCGTCCTACGGGCTGTTCATCGACGGCGAGTTCTCCGACGCCGCGGACGGCAAGGTCTTCAAGACCGTCTCGCCGTCGAGCGAGGAGGTTCTCGCCGAGGTCGCCCGGGCGGGCGCCGAGGACGTGGACCGTGCGGTGAAGGCCGCCCGTAAGGCGTTCGGGAAGTGGTCGGCGCTGCCCGGCGCGGAGCGCGCCAAGTACCTCTTCCGTATCGCCCGGATCATCCAGGAGCGCAGCCGCGAGCTGGCCGTCCTGGAGACCCTGGACAACGGCAAGCCGATCAAGGAGACCCGCGACGCGGACCTCCCGCTGGTCGCCGCGCACTTCTTCTACTACGCGGGCTGGGCCGACAAGCTCGACCACGCGGGCTACGGCGCGAACCCGCGCCCGCTCGGCGTCGCGGGCCAGGTCATCCCCTGGAACTTCCCCCTCCTTATGCTCGCGTGGAAGATCGCCCCGGCGCTCGCCACCGGCAACACGGTCGTCCTCAAGCCCGCGGAGACGACGCCGCTGTCCGCCCTGTTCTTCGCGGACATCTGCCGCCAGGCCGGCCTGCCGAACGGCGTGGTCAACATCCTGCCCGGCTACGGGGACACCGGTGCCGCCCTGGTCGACCACCCGGACGTGAACAAGGTCGCCTTCACCGGCTCGACGGCGGTCGGCAAGGCCATCGCCCGCCAGGTCGCCGGCACGAAGAAGAAGGTCACCCTCGAGCTCGGCGGCAAGGGCGCCAACATCGTCTTCGACGACGCCCCCATCGACCAGGCCGTCGAGGGCATCGTCAACGGCATCTTCTTCAACCAGGGGCAGGTCTGCTGCGCGGGCTCGCGCCTCCTGGTGCAGGAGTCGATCCAGGACGAGCTGCTGGACTCCCTCAAGCGCCGCCTGTCCACGCTGCGCCTCGGCGACCCGCTGGACAAGAACACCGACATCGGTGCGATCAACTCCGAGGAGCAGCTGTCCCGGATCACGACGCTGGTCGAGGCCGGCGAGGCGGAGGGCGCCGAGCGCTGGTCGCCCGCGTGCGAGCTGCCCGCCTCCGGCTACTGGTTCGCGCCGACGCTGTTCACGAACGTCACGCAGGCGCACACCATCGCCCGCGACGAGATCTTCGGCCCGGTGCTGTCCGTGCTGACGTTCCGCACCCCGGACGAGGCCGTCGCCAAGGCGAACAACAGCCAGTACGGCCTGTCCGCCGGCATCTGGACGGAGAAGGGCTCCCGCATCCTCGCGGTGGCGAACAAGCTCCGCGCGGGTGTGGTGTGGGCCAACACGTTCAACAAGTTCGACCCGACCTCGCCCTTCGGCGGCTACAAGGAGTCGGGCTTCGGCCGCGAGGGCGGCCGTCACGGTCTGGAGGCCTACCTCGATGTCTGA
- a CDS encoding uridine kinase codes for MSSQPLPTRVVLLAGPSGSGKSSLAARTGLPVLRLDDFYKEGNDPTLPLVTGSTDIDWDSPSSWDADAAVAAIAELCRSGRTAVPVYDLATSSRTGTETLDIDRTPLFVAEGIFAADVVRRCEELGVLADALCLRGRPSTTFRRRLARDLREGRKSVPFLLRRGWRLMRAERGIVARQAGLGAHPCGKAEALGRLAAAAAGHCRLPSARQPVPNRAW; via the coding sequence GTGAGTTCCCAACCCCTCCCGACCCGCGTCGTGCTGCTCGCGGGACCCTCAGGCTCCGGAAAGTCCTCTCTCGCCGCCCGTACCGGCCTGCCGGTCCTGCGCCTGGACGACTTCTACAAAGAGGGCAACGACCCGACGCTTCCCCTGGTGACGGGCAGCACCGACATCGACTGGGACTCGCCCTCGTCCTGGGACGCGGACGCCGCGGTCGCGGCGATAGCGGAGCTGTGCCGCAGCGGCCGGACCGCCGTGCCGGTGTACGACCTCGCCACCAGCTCCCGGACCGGGACCGAGACGCTGGACATCGACCGCACACCGCTGTTCGTCGCCGAAGGCATCTTCGCGGCCGACGTCGTGCGGCGCTGTGAGGAACTGGGCGTCCTCGCCGACGCCCTGTGCCTGCGCGGCCGGCCCTCCACGACGTTCCGCCGCCGCCTCGCGCGCGATCTGCGCGAGGGGCGCAAGTCCGTGCCGTTCCTGCTGCGGCGCGGGTGGCGTCTGATGCGCGCGGAGCGTGGCATCGTCGCCCGCCAGGCGGGCCTGGGCGCGCACCCCTGCGGCAAGGCCGAGGCCCTCGGCCGCCTCGCGGCCGCGGCGGCCGGCCACTGCCGGCTGCCCTCGGCGCGACAGCCTGTCCCGAACAGGGCCTGGTAG
- the afsQ1 gene encoding two-component system response regulator AfsQ1 — MPFLLLIEDDDAIRTALELSLSRQGHRVATAATGEDGLKLLREQRPDLIVLDVMLPGIDGFEVCRRIRRTDQLPIILLTARSDDIDVVVGLESGADDYVVKPVQGRVLDARIRAVLRRGERESTDSATFGSLMIDRSAMTVTKNGEDLQLTPTELRLLLELSRRPGQALSRQQLLRLVWEHDYLGDSRLVDACVQRLRAKVEDVPSSPTLIRTVRGVGYRLDVPQ; from the coding sequence GTGCCTTTCCTGTTGCTGATCGAGGACGACGACGCCATCCGCACGGCCCTCGAACTCTCGCTGTCACGCCAGGGCCACCGAGTGGCCACCGCGGCGACGGGCGAGGACGGCCTGAAACTGCTGCGTGAGCAGCGGCCCGACCTGATCGTGCTGGATGTGATGCTGCCCGGGATCGACGGTTTCGAGGTCTGCCGCCGTATCCGGCGCACGGACCAGTTGCCGATCATTCTGCTCACCGCTCGCAGCGACGACATCGACGTCGTCGTCGGGCTCGAGTCCGGCGCCGACGACTACGTGGTCAAGCCGGTGCAGGGGCGGGTCCTCGACGCCCGTATCCGCGCCGTGCTGCGCCGCGGCGAGCGGGAGTCCACCGACTCGGCGACGTTCGGCTCGCTGATGATCGACCGTTCCGCGATGACGGTCACCAAGAACGGGGAGGATCTGCAGCTCACGCCCACCGAGTTGCGTCTCCTCCTGGAGCTGAGCCGACGCCCCGGGCAGGCCCTGTCCCGCCAGCAGCTGCTGCGGCTGGTGTGGGAGCACGACTACCTCGGCGACTCGCGCCTGGTGGACGCGTGTGTACAGCGGCTGAGGGCGAAGGTGGAGGACGTACCGTCCTCACCGACCCTGATCCGCACGGTGCGTGGCGTCGGCTACCGGCTGGACGTCCCGCAGTGA
- a CDS encoding aldehyde dehydrogenase family protein — protein MSDGRLSVFKTYKLYVGGKFPRSESGRVYEVTDSKGKWLANVPLSSRKDARDAVVAARKAFGGWSGATAYNRGQILYRIAEMLEGRKDQFVREVAQSEGLSRSKAADVVDAAIDRWVWYAGWTDKIAQVAGGANPVAGPFFNLSTPEPTGVVTIVAPQESSFLGLVSVVAPVIAAGNTAVVVASERAPLPALSLGEVLATSDLPGGVVNVLSGRTGEIAAPLAAHQDVNGIDLTGADEVLAKELEVAAADNLKRVFRPQAVDFSADPGTHRLTAFLETKTVWHPTGSLGASGSAY, from the coding sequence ATGTCTGACGGGCGACTCAGCGTCTTCAAAACCTACAAGCTGTACGTCGGGGGCAAGTTCCCCCGCTCCGAGAGCGGCCGGGTGTACGAGGTGACGGACTCGAAGGGCAAGTGGCTGGCCAACGTGCCGCTCTCCTCCAGGAAGGACGCGCGGGACGCGGTGGTCGCCGCCCGCAAGGCGTTCGGCGGCTGGTCGGGCGCTACCGCGTACAACCGCGGCCAGATCCTCTACCGCATCGCCGAGATGCTGGAGGGCCGCAAGGACCAGTTCGTCCGCGAGGTCGCGCAGTCCGAGGGCCTGTCCAGGTCGAAGGCGGCGGACGTCGTCGACGCGGCCATCGACCGCTGGGTCTGGTACGCGGGCTGGACGGACAAGATCGCCCAGGTCGCGGGCGGTGCGAACCCGGTCGCGGGCCCGTTCTTCAACCTCTCCACCCCGGAGCCGACGGGTGTCGTGACGATCGTCGCGCCGCAGGAGTCGTCGTTCCTCGGTCTGGTCTCCGTGGTCGCCCCGGTGATCGCCGCCGGTAACACCGCCGTCGTCGTCGCCTCCGAGCGGGCCCCGCTCCCGGCGCTCTCGCTCGGCGAGGTGCTCGCCACCTCCGACCTGCCCGGCGGCGTGGTCAACGTGCTCTCCGGCCGTACCGGGGAGATCGCCGCCCCGCTCGCCGCGCACCAGGACGTCAACGGCATCGATCTGACCGGCGCGGACGAGGTCCTGGCGAAGGAGCTCGAGGTCGCGGCGGCGGACAACCTGAAGCGGGTCTTCCGTCCACAGGCTGTGGATTTCTCGGCGGACCCCGGCACGCACCGGCTTACGGCGTTCCTCGAGACCAAGACGGTCTGGCACCCGACCGGTTCACTGGGCGCCTCCGGCTCGGCGTACTGA